The following are encoded in a window of Solidesulfovibrio magneticus RS-1 genomic DNA:
- a CDS encoding PstS family phosphate ABC transporter substrate-binding protein, with product MKKLIGIVAAFLMMASTALADTTIKVDGSTTVLPIMQKVVEAYMKAHPDVKISVSGGGSGNGIKALIDGATDVAMASRAMQPKELDLAKTKNIAPKQIVCAVDAIVPVVNPANKLTEITTDQLKDLYMGKITSWKDLGGDGPVVVISRDTSSGTYESWEELVMKKERVFPGALMQASSGAVVQAVSKNKNALGYVGIGYLDASTKALKVNGVEPTAENAKAKKFPVSRDLYIYTNGEPAGAVKGLIDFLLGAEGQKLVKEAGFVSIN from the coding sequence ATGAAAAAGCTTATTGGCATCGTGGCCGCGTTTCTGATGATGGCCTCTACCGCTCTGGCCGACACCACCATCAAGGTCGATGGTTCCACCACCGTCCTGCCCATCATGCAGAAAGTCGTCGAAGCCTACATGAAGGCCCATCCCGACGTGAAGATCTCGGTTTCCGGCGGCGGCTCGGGCAACGGCATCAAGGCGCTCATCGACGGCGCCACCGACGTGGCCATGGCCTCCCGCGCCATGCAGCCCAAGGAACTCGACCTGGCCAAAACCAAGAACATCGCGCCCAAGCAGATCGTGTGCGCCGTCGACGCCATCGTGCCCGTGGTCAACCCGGCCAACAAGCTCACCGAGATCACCACCGACCAGCTCAAGGACCTCTACATGGGCAAGATCACCTCCTGGAAGGACCTGGGCGGCGACGGCCCGGTGGTCGTCATCTCCCGCGACACCTCCTCGGGCACCTACGAGAGCTGGGAAGAGCTGGTCATGAAGAAGGAGCGCGTGTTCCCCGGCGCCCTCATGCAGGCTTCCAGCGGCGCCGTGGTTCAGGCCGTGAGCAAGAACAAGAACGCCCTGGGCTACGTCGGCATCGGCTATCTCGACGCCTCCACCAAGGCGCTGAAGGTCAACGGCGTCGAGCCCACGGCCGAAAACGCCAAGGCCAAGAAGTTCCCCGTCTCCCGCGACCTCTACATCTATACCAACGGCGAGCCCGCCGGCGCGGTCAAGGGCTTGATCGACTTCCTGCTTGGCGCCGAAGGCCAGAAGCTCGTCAAGGAAGCCGGCTTCGTCTCGATCAACTAA
- the pstC gene encoding phosphate ABC transporter permease subunit PstC, translating into MAMSRQSKDNLIRNAFFLTALSSIVALALIMLYLFIEGLPIFKIVSVTDFLFGHYWYPTSEPHEFGIFPLIVASLAVTALSSAIAIPLGVMTAIYLAEIASRRTRDIFKPIVELLAALPSVVIGFFGMVVVAPFIQETFDLATGLNLFNAAIMLAFMSVPTICSVSEDAIYAVPRELKEASLALGATHFETISKVVLPASLSGISTAVMLGMSRAIGETMVVLMVAGGAAMIPNSIFSPVRPMPSSIAAEMAEASFRGDHYRALFAIGIVLFLFTLAFNLIASHVAEKHKQVGAATL; encoded by the coding sequence ATGGCCATGTCGCGCCAGTCCAAGGACAACCTGATCCGCAACGCCTTTTTCCTCACGGCCTTAAGCTCCATCGTGGCCCTGGCCTTGATCATGCTCTACCTCTTCATCGAGGGCCTGCCGATCTTCAAGATCGTCTCGGTGACGGACTTCCTTTTCGGCCACTACTGGTATCCCACTTCCGAACCCCATGAGTTCGGCATCTTTCCGCTCATCGTGGCCTCGCTGGCCGTCACGGCCCTGTCCTCGGCCATCGCCATCCCCCTGGGCGTCATGACTGCCATCTACCTGGCCGAAATCGCCAGCCGCCGCACCCGCGACATCTTCAAGCCCATCGTGGAGCTGCTGGCCGCCCTGCCGTCCGTGGTCATCGGCTTTTTCGGCATGGTGGTGGTTGCGCCCTTTATCCAGGAAACCTTCGACCTGGCCACCGGGCTTAATCTTTTCAACGCCGCCATCATGCTGGCGTTTATGTCCGTGCCCACCATCTGCTCGGTGTCCGAGGACGCCATCTACGCCGTGCCCCGGGAACTCAAGGAAGCCTCCCTGGCCCTGGGGGCCACCCATTTCGAGACCATCTCCAAAGTGGTGTTGCCGGCCTCGCTGTCAGGCATCTCCACCGCCGTCATGCTCGGCATGTCCCGGGCCATCGGCGAGACCATGGTCGTCCTCATGGTGGCCGGCGGCGCGGCCATGATCCCCAACTCGATTTTCTCCCCGGTGCGGCCCATGCCGTCGAGCATCGCCGCCGAAATGGCCGAGGCCTCCTTTCGCGGCGACCACTACCGGGCGCTTTTCGCCATCGGCATCGTGCTGTTCCTTTTCACTCTGGCCTTTAATCTCATCGCCAGTCACGTGGCCGAAAAGCACAAGCAGGTCGGCGCGGCCACCCTGTAA
- a CDS encoding PAS domain S-box protein, translating to MVKARLRTVICAAVALAGAALATLPAGLLIYGAQADRYAAEKRADASLLLSETRLALDAALAGRLVILRALAALAAARPEVGEKDFSVFASGLAAGLPDVRSLQLARDLTVSHVYPTINNGGILGLRLADSLPRVQMLALHRAIDNNAPVLDGPVPLLQGGTGLILRLPVRLPGENDAPPRLWGLATAILDAKEFFQLAASPASGLRLAVRATDPDTGTTRLLAGDPSVFHDNPVLAQLETPGGPWELAAVPAGGWTRLPVPPPLLAGGFASWVVLSAALFLLLSWPARLAEAVARATAALDAAKEDLERTVAERTAALTTANEALRASDARYRAFIDATSGMAFFKDENLRYLVVNRNLCEFYGLPPEAVIGRDDAAVMPPELLAECRRSDLAAQQGTAMLTALETLGDRVFEVRKFPVPLPGGQTGVGGYVYDVTDRLVAENALRQSEQSLRDLYDNAPIGIFTSLPTGRYLTVNACMARMYGYADPEDMLRQVTDIESQMYVDPADRRRLMALLTQRGSLSGHETRRRTRDGRVIWVSLHARAVRDAAGKTVRLEGFCIDVTSRNQAEQALAEQESTLRIIFDNSPLGLVAFAPDGAILKCNARFLEIIGTTEDMARGANVLARMPETARQALAAALAGSATRMEGPYTSVLGGRTRVLRAMFNPVAAGQAPTPVIASVEDVTLQHEQERSLRLLRAAVEQSPASIVITDADGAIEYVNPFFTALTGYSAEEALGETPRVLSSGVHDRAFFQAMWDTLRTGGIWRGELCNRKRNGELYWEDSSISPIRDDQGVVTHYVAVKEDITEQKAREERLARLMSELEAIFNASSVGIVHLGHDGRVIRANARFGALFALDPDGLAGRPLEDIHENEQRRSALRREILAAVAAGQEASVEERFRNRDGRTLWCAVHGRLIDPAAPQAGSIWIFDDITARKELENVREDVERIMRHDLKAPLGSIVNLPELVAALGDVNEEQRDILAEIEQAGRFMLEQIDLSLDLYKMETGTFRPELQRIDLARIVATVVDMLAPLARTRGVAVAFPPAQPPVFALGNALLVQTTAGNLLKNALEAEAAGATVVVGFFAAGDQAGFAIANPSPPPAEIIPIFFEKYATAGKTKGNGLGTYSARLMTECQGGTIRLDVSEAAGTTVSVALPRE from the coding sequence ATGGTCAAGGCCCGCCTCAGGACGGTGATCTGCGCCGCCGTTGCCCTGGCGGGCGCGGCTCTGGCCACGCTGCCGGCCGGCCTGCTCATCTACGGGGCCCAGGCCGACCGTTACGCCGCTGAGAAACGCGCCGACGCGAGTCTGCTCCTGTCCGAGACCCGGCTCGCCCTGGACGCCGCCCTGGCCGGCCGCCTGGTCATCCTGCGCGCCCTGGCCGCCCTGGCCGCCGCCCGGCCGGAGGTGGGCGAAAAAGATTTTTCCGTCTTTGCCTCGGGACTGGCCGCCGGCCTGCCCGATGTGCGCTCCTTGCAGCTCGCCCGCGACCTGACCGTGTCCCACGTCTACCCGACCATCAATAACGGCGGCATCCTGGGCCTGCGTCTGGCCGACAGCCTGCCCAGGGTCCAGATGCTGGCCCTGCATCGGGCCATCGACAACAACGCCCCGGTCCTCGACGGCCCTGTGCCCCTGCTCCAAGGCGGCACGGGCCTCATTTTGCGCCTGCCGGTCCGGCTGCCGGGCGAAAACGACGCGCCGCCCAGGCTGTGGGGCCTGGCCACAGCCATTCTCGACGCCAAGGAATTTTTCCAGCTGGCCGCTTCCCCGGCCTCGGGGCTGCGGCTGGCCGTGCGGGCCACCGATCCCGACACAGGAACCACACGACTCCTGGCTGGCGACCCTTCCGTATTTCATGACAACCCGGTCCTGGCGCAATTGGAGACCCCGGGCGGCCCCTGGGAACTGGCCGCCGTGCCGGCCGGCGGCTGGACGCGGCTGCCCGTGCCGCCGCCGCTGTTGGCCGGTGGTTTCGCTTCGTGGGTCGTGCTGTCGGCGGCGCTGTTCCTGCTCCTGTCCTGGCCGGCCCGGCTGGCCGAGGCCGTGGCCCGGGCCACGGCCGCCCTGGACGCCGCCAAGGAAGACCTGGAACGCACCGTGGCCGAGCGCACCGCCGCCCTGACCACGGCCAACGAGGCCCTGCGCGCAAGCGATGCCCGCTACCGGGCCTTCATCGACGCCACCAGCGGCATGGCTTTTTTCAAGGACGAAAACCTGCGCTACCTGGTGGTCAACCGCAACCTGTGCGAATTCTACGGATTGCCTCCCGAGGCCGTCATCGGCCGCGACGACGCCGCCGTCATGCCGCCGGAGCTGCTCGCCGAATGCCGCCGTTCGGATCTGGCCGCCCAGCAAGGGACGGCCATGCTCACCGCCCTGGAAACCCTGGGCGACCGGGTGTTCGAGGTGCGCAAGTTCCCCGTGCCCCTGCCCGGCGGGCAGACAGGGGTCGGCGGCTACGTCTACGACGTCACCGACCGCCTGGTCGCCGAAAACGCCCTGCGCCAAAGCGAGCAGTCCCTGCGCGACCTTTACGACAACGCGCCCATCGGCATTTTCACCTCCCTGCCCACGGGCCGCTATCTCACGGTCAACGCCTGCATGGCCCGCATGTACGGCTACGCCGACCCCGAGGACATGCTGCGCCAGGTGACGGACATCGAAAGCCAGATGTACGTCGACCCGGCCGACCGGCGGCGGCTGATGGCCTTGCTAACGCAGCGCGGCTCCCTGTCCGGCCACGAGACCCGCCGCCGGACCCGGGATGGCCGCGTCATCTGGGTGTCGCTGCACGCCCGGGCCGTGCGCGACGCCGCCGGCAAGACCGTGCGTCTGGAAGGCTTTTGCATCGATGTCACCAGCCGCAACCAGGCCGAGCAGGCCCTGGCCGAGCAGGAAAGCACCCTGCGCATTATTTTCGACAACTCGCCCCTGGGCCTTGTGGCCTTCGCCCCGGACGGCGCCATCCTCAAATGCAACGCCCGCTTCCTGGAAATCATCGGCACAACCGAAGACATGGCCCGAGGGGCCAACGTCCTGGCCCGGATGCCCGAGACCGCCCGCCAGGCCCTGGCTGCCGCCCTGGCCGGAAGCGCGACCCGGATGGAAGGCCCCTACACTTCGGTCCTGGGCGGCCGCACCCGGGTACTGCGGGCCATGTTCAACCCTGTCGCGGCCGGCCAAGCCCCCACCCCGGTCATCGCCTCGGTGGAAGACGTGACCCTCCAGCACGAACAGGAACGCAGCCTGCGCCTGCTGCGCGCCGCCGTGGAACAGTCCCCGGCCTCCATCGTCATCACCGACGCCGACGGCGCCATCGAATACGTCAACCCCTTTTTTACGGCGCTGACCGGCTACAGCGCCGAGGAAGCCCTGGGCGAAACGCCCCGGGTCTTAAGCAGCGGCGTCCACGACCGGGCCTTTTTCCAGGCCATGTGGGACACCCTCCGGACCGGCGGCATCTGGCGCGGGGAACTGTGCAACCGCAAGCGCAACGGCGAACTGTACTGGGAAGATTCGTCGATCTCCCCCATCCGCGACGACCAGGGGGTCGTCACCCACTACGTGGCGGTCAAGGAGGACATCACCGAGCAAAAGGCCCGCGAAGAACGCCTGGCCCGGCTCATGTCCGAGCTGGAGGCCATCTTCAACGCCTCGTCGGTGGGCATCGTGCACCTGGGCCACGACGGCCGGGTGATCCGGGCCAACGCCCGGTTCGGCGCGCTTTTCGCACTGGACCCGGACGGCTTGGCCGGCCGCCCCCTGGAGGACATCCACGAAAACGAACAGCGCCGTAGCGCGCTGCGCCGGGAAATTCTGGCCGCCGTGGCCGCCGGGCAGGAAGCCTCGGTGGAGGAACGCTTCCGCAACCGCGACGGCCGCACGCTGTGGTGCGCCGTCCACGGCCGCCTCATCGATCCGGCCGCCCCCCAGGCCGGCTCCATCTGGATTTTCGACGACATCACCGCCCGCAAGGAACTGGAAAACGTGCGCGAGGACGTGGAGCGCATCATGCGCCACGACCTCAAAGCGCCCCTTGGCAGCATCGTCAATCTGCCCGAACTGGTGGCCGCCCTGGGCGACGTCAACGAGGAGCAGCGCGACATCCTGGCCGAGATCGAGCAGGCCGGACGGTTCATGCTCGAACAGATCGACCTTTCCCTGGACCTCTACAAGATGGAAACCGGAACCTTCCGGCCTGAGCTGCAGCGCATCGATCTGGCCCGCATCGTGGCCACGGTGGTGGACATGCTCGCCCCCCTGGCCCGGACCCGGGGCGTCGCCGTCGCCTTCCCGCCGGCTCAGCCGCCGGTCTTTGCCCTGGGCAATGCGCTGCTCGTCCAGACCACGGCCGGCAACCTGCTCAAAAACGCCCTGGAAGCCGAAGCGGCCGGGGCCACGGTTGTGGTGGGCTTTTTCGCCGCCGGCGATCAGGCCGGCTTCGCCATCGCCAACCCTAGCCCCCCGCCGGCCGAAATCATCCCGATCTTTTTCGAGAAATACGCCACCGCCGGCAAAACCAAGGGCAATGGCCTGGGCACCTACTCGGCCCGGCTCATGACCGAATGCCAGGGCGGGACCATCCGCCTCGACGTGTCCGAAGCCGCCGGCACCACCGTCAGCGTGGCCCTGCCCCGGGAATAG
- the pstA gene encoding phosphate ABC transporter permease PstA — MNQTALTHAGLARRHRTQKIMWGVFGASSLINMAALVLICGFLLVKGLPAISWSFLTEMPRDSMTAGGILPCILGTIYLSLGTMCVAFPLGVASAVYLNEYARPGRTLRLIRLGINNLAGVPSVVFGLFGLAFFVTFFGLGVSLLSGILTLSILVLPVIIGTAEEALKSVPQTYREASLGLGATKWQTIRLVVLPAAMPGMLTGAILGLSRVAGETAAIMFTASVFFTPYLPTNITDSVMALPYHIYVLATAGTDIDKTRPLQYGTALVLIVLVLGMNLGAILYRAKLQKKR, encoded by the coding sequence ATGAACCAGACCGCCCTCACCCATGCCGGGCTGGCCCGCCGCCACCGCACCCAAAAAATCATGTGGGGCGTTTTCGGGGCCTCCTCGCTCATCAACATGGCCGCCCTGGTGCTCATCTGCGGCTTTCTCCTCGTCAAGGGCCTGCCCGCCATCAGCTGGTCGTTTTTAACCGAGATGCCCCGCGACTCCATGACCGCCGGCGGCATCCTGCCCTGCATCCTGGGCACCATCTACTTAAGCCTGGGAACCATGTGCGTCGCCTTTCCCCTCGGCGTGGCCTCGGCCGTCTACCTCAACGAATACGCCCGGCCCGGCCGCACCCTGCGGCTGATCCGCCTGGGGATCAACAACCTGGCCGGCGTGCCCTCGGTGGTCTTCGGCCTTTTTGGCCTGGCCTTTTTCGTCACCTTCTTCGGCCTGGGCGTCAGCCTCTTGTCGGGCATCCTGACCCTGTCCATCCTCGTGTTGCCGGTCATCATCGGCACGGCCGAGGAGGCGCTCAAGTCCGTGCCCCAGACCTACCGCGAAGCCTCGCTGGGCCTTGGGGCCACCAAGTGGCAGACCATCCGGCTGGTGGTCCTGCCGGCGGCCATGCCCGGCATGCTCACCGGCGCGATCCTGGGCCTTTCCCGGGTGGCCGGCGAAACCGCCGCCATCATGTTCACGGCCTCGGTCTTTTTCACGCCCTACCTGCCCACCAACATCACCGATTCGGTCATGGCCCTGCCGTACCACATCTACGTCCTGGCCACGGCCGGCACCGACATCGACAAGACCCGCCCCCTGCAATACGGCACGGCGCTGGTGCTCATCGTCCTGGTGCTGGGCATGAACCTCGGGGCCATCCTCTACCGGGCCAAGCTGCAAAAGAAGCGGTAG
- a CDS encoding Hpt domain-containing protein yields the protein MQDPRRRALVFLLGEHELLAAEAEEALAVAGPVLAETLARLDQAAASHNPAACAEAAHDLKGNLLNLGLAELAQTAEHACAAARQGEIAPARRAAATLRQTLATLLPG from the coding sequence ATGCAAGATCCCAGACGCCGCGCCCTGGTCTTCCTGCTTGGGGAACACGAGCTGCTCGCGGCCGAGGCCGAAGAAGCCCTGGCTGTGGCCGGACCGGTCCTGGCCGAGACCCTGGCCCGCCTGGACCAGGCCGCGGCCAGCCATAACCCCGCCGCCTGCGCCGAGGCCGCCCATGACCTCAAGGGCAATCTGTTGAACCTCGGCCTGGCCGAGCTAGCCCAGACCGCCGAGCACGCCTGTGCCGCCGCCCGCCAAGGCGAAATTGCCCCGGCCAGACGCGCCGCCGCGACCTTGCGCCAGACGCTGGCCACGCTGCTGCCCGGCTGA
- a CDS encoding PhoH family protein produces MTDGGDATGRKNYVLDTNVLIENPQCVLKLRNGVENAIHIPYHVLMELEALKKTPKLRHIVANVIGVLSDNRDRIHFIQNDKSHSAFTDIVDNHILDEIQASTIDDPVLVTNDRILKLQAELRGIKSEELRDSKPFESESQRYTGFVEEGEEPVPNCFSWREGKPVLHAPDGERVISHTCDVWNVRPRTVYQNLALELIMAPHIDLVSIQSEAGYGKTFLALAAALYAVQEKKQYDKIFVLKPTIEIGAKLGYLPGDVSEKMEPYVKYVFDLLVKLHRCRAANKVFLNPNDEMLRVNPKKFEILPLAYVRGMNIENAFVVIDEAQNLARSEVRALLTRMGEGVKCVVLGDTSQVDNPYLNEANNGLNWIVRKFKGFPNYAHIVLKGERSRGPITDMVLKSKL; encoded by the coding sequence ATGACCGATGGCGGCGACGCGACGGGACGCAAGAACTACGTCCTGGACACCAACGTGCTCATCGAAAACCCGCAATGCGTGCTCAAGCTGCGAAACGGCGTGGAAAACGCCATCCACATCCCCTACCACGTGCTCATGGAGTTGGAGGCGCTCAAAAAAACGCCCAAGCTGCGCCATATCGTGGCCAACGTCATCGGCGTTTTAAGCGACAACCGCGACCGCATCCATTTCATCCAGAACGACAAGAGCCACTCGGCCTTCACCGACATCGTCGACAACCACATCCTCGACGAAATCCAGGCCTCCACCATCGACGATCCGGTGCTCGTCACCAACGACCGGATCCTCAAGCTCCAGGCCGAGCTGCGCGGCATCAAAAGCGAGGAACTGCGCGATTCCAAGCCCTTCGAATCCGAATCCCAGCGCTACACCGGCTTCGTGGAAGAGGGCGAGGAACCCGTGCCCAACTGCTTCAGCTGGCGCGAGGGCAAGCCCGTGCTCCACGCCCCGGACGGCGAACGGGTCATCAGCCACACCTGCGACGTCTGGAACGTGCGCCCGCGCACGGTCTACCAGAACCTGGCCCTGGAGCTCATCATGGCGCCCCACATCGACCTTGTCTCCATCCAAAGCGAGGCCGGCTACGGCAAGACCTTCCTGGCCCTGGCCGCCGCCCTCTACGCCGTGCAGGAGAAAAAGCAGTACGACAAGATTTTCGTCTTAAAGCCCACCATCGAGATCGGGGCCAAGCTCGGCTACCTGCCCGGCGACGTCTCGGAAAAGATGGAACCCTACGTGAAATACGTCTTCGACCTGCTGGTCAAGCTCCACCGCTGCCGGGCGGCCAACAAGGTGTTCCTCAACCCCAACGACGAAATGCTGCGGGTCAATCCCAAGAAGTTCGAGATCCTGCCCCTGGCCTACGTGCGCGGCATGAACATCGAAAACGCCTTCGTGGTCATCGACGAGGCCCAGAACCTGGCCCGCTCGGAAGTGCGGGCGCTTCTGACCCGCATGGGCGAGGGCGTCAAATGCGTGGTCCTTGGCGACACCTCGCAGGTGGACAACCCGTATCTCAACGAAGCCAACAACGGGCTGAACTGGATCGTGCGCAAGTTCAAGGGATTCCCCAACTACGCCCACATCGTGCTCAAGGGCGAGCGCTCGCGCGGCCCCATTACCGATATGGTTTTGAAGTCGAAGTTGTAG
- the rpe gene encoding ribulose-phosphate 3-epimerase, whose amino-acid sequence MTPPFILSPSLLSSDFARLADELAALEAAGLSWVHLDVMDGQFVPNITFGPPLIAAMRKTSRLYFDTHLMIERPERYLAEFRAAGSDLICVHAEATVHLERAVAEIARLGAAPAVALNPATPLSAVEWLLPQLDMVLIMTVNPGFGGQSFIPFCLDKIRALSALRRERGLAFRIQVDGGVTPDNTAALLAAGADVLVSGSAFFGHPPYKERLDVFHAAADSKPA is encoded by the coding sequence ATGACGCCGCCGTTTATTTTGTCGCCCTCGCTTCTGTCCTCGGATTTCGCCCGGCTGGCCGACGAACTGGCCGCCCTGGAAGCGGCCGGATTATCCTGGGTCCACCTTGACGTCATGGACGGGCAGTTCGTGCCCAACATCACCTTCGGGCCGCCGCTTATCGCCGCCATGCGCAAAACGAGCCGGCTGTATTTCGACACCCACCTCATGATCGAGCGGCCCGAGCGCTATCTGGCCGAATTCCGGGCGGCCGGCTCGGACCTTATCTGCGTCCACGCCGAGGCCACCGTCCACCTGGAACGGGCCGTGGCCGAGATCGCCCGCCTGGGCGCGGCCCCGGCCGTGGCGCTCAATCCGGCCACGCCGCTTTCGGCCGTGGAATGGCTGCTGCCCCAGCTGGACATGGTGCTCATCATGACCGTCAACCCGGGATTCGGCGGCCAGTCCTTCATCCCCTTCTGCCTGGACAAGATCCGGGCCTTAAGCGCCCTGCGCCGGGAGCGGGGACTGGCGTTCCGCATCCAAGTCGACGGCGGCGTGACCCCGGACAACACGGCCGCCCTGCTGGCCGCCGGAGCCGATGTCCTAGTTTCGGGCTCGGCCTTTTTCGGACACCCTCCTTACAAGGAACGCCTCGATGTCTTTCACGCGGCGGCCGACTCCAAACCGGCCTAG
- a CDS encoding hybrid sensor histidine kinase/response regulator, translating to MSFTRRPTPNRPSRPSRRRAASPPGARPVRAGQNATSDKRLARLTSIIAALDQAIAFIAPSGVIAEINDRYLTWLGRSRAEVLGARLEVLDLDTEDYQAAAFLDLFRRGVAHAPVSFESRIGARDVTVKLQPVIEDGMFAGLIVSLIDVTPLVEARLGVEREKRFLEQVITIAGAAICIVNRDDVVVTINDEFTAITGYTRDQALGRPRVQLLRESPLSPCSTAPGDGAVQKRQSTIAARGGKRLTILKNAAPILGADGQITGGIESFVDVSDLIRAQVQAEEASRMKSAFLANMSHEIRTPLNAIMGLSQLLLRANLPPQQRECVETMRAAGEGLLVILNDILDFSRIEMGRLEIRPAPMDIDRLLEEVRRVMAQAADQQGLTLAIERDPSLPRVVLCDPVRLKQILLNLLSNAIKFTPSGRVTLSARRATANLGHEGPPRVTFAVHDTGPGITPEVRERIFEPFVQTDDAVARNPGGTGLGLSISNRLVELLGGSGLELDTSPGRGSVFSFTLALPEPQAAHTRPELPLPSAADFGGLRALVAEDNPYNRFLLQKILQKLGVGQADFASDGQEAVRLVLAARDADAPYHVVFMDVRMPILDGLEASRRLREHGVTTPIIALTAQATEDDDAQCRQAGMNAYFSKPYRINDLEAVLAEIAAAPNRTWT from the coding sequence ATGTCTTTCACGCGGCGGCCGACTCCAAACCGGCCTAGCCGCCCCAGTCGCCGTCGGGCGGCCTCTCCGCCCGGCGCACGCCCGGTCCGGGCCGGACAAAACGCCACGTCCGACAAACGCCTGGCCCGGCTCACCTCCATCATCGCCGCCCTGGACCAGGCCATCGCCTTTATCGCGCCCTCGGGCGTCATCGCCGAAATAAACGACCGTTACCTGACCTGGCTCGGGCGCTCCCGGGCCGAAGTGCTGGGCGCGCGCCTCGAAGTCCTCGACCTGGATACCGAGGACTACCAGGCCGCCGCCTTCCTCGACCTCTTCCGCCGCGGCGTGGCCCATGCGCCGGTCTCCTTCGAAAGCCGGATCGGGGCGCGCGACGTCACGGTCAAGCTCCAGCCCGTCATTGAGGACGGCATGTTCGCCGGCCTCATTGTCTCGCTCATCGACGTCACCCCGCTGGTCGAGGCGAGGCTTGGCGTGGAGCGCGAAAAACGCTTCCTGGAACAAGTCATCACCATCGCCGGCGCGGCCATCTGCATCGTCAACCGCGACGATGTGGTGGTGACGATAAACGACGAATTCACGGCCATCACCGGTTATACCCGGGACCAGGCCCTGGGCCGGCCCCGGGTCCAGCTGCTGCGCGAATCGCCGCTCTCCCCCTGCTCGACCGCCCCCGGCGACGGCGCGGTGCAAAAACGTCAATCCACCATCGCCGCCCGAGGCGGCAAGCGTCTCACCATCCTCAAAAACGCCGCCCCCATCCTGGGCGCCGACGGCCAGATCACCGGCGGCATCGAATCCTTCGTGGACGTCTCCGACCTCATCCGGGCCCAGGTTCAGGCCGAGGAAGCCAGCCGTATGAAATCGGCCTTCCTGGCCAACATGAGCCACGAAATCCGCACGCCGCTCAATGCCATCATGGGCCTGTCCCAACTGCTGCTGCGGGCCAATCTTCCCCCGCAACAGCGGGAATGCGTCGAAACCATGCGGGCCGCCGGCGAGGGTCTGCTCGTCATCTTAAACGACATCCTGGACTTTTCCCGCATCGAGATGGGCCGCCTGGAAATCCGGCCCGCGCCCATGGACATCGACCGGCTCCTGGAGGAAGTCCGCCGGGTCATGGCCCAGGCCGCCGACCAGCAGGGGCTGACCCTGGCCATCGAACGCGACCCGTCCCTGCCCCGGGTGGTGCTGTGCGATCCGGTGCGCCTGAAACAGATATTGCTCAACCTGTTGTCCAATGCCATCAAGTTCACGCCCAGCGGCCGTGTGACCCTGTCGGCCAGGCGCGCCACGGCCAACCTGGGCCACGAGGGTCCCCCGCGCGTCACCTTCGCCGTGCACGACACCGGCCCCGGCATCACCCCCGAGGTTCGGGAACGCATCTTCGAGCCCTTTGTCCAGACCGATGACGCCGTGGCCCGCAACCCCGGCGGCACGGGCCTGGGGCTGTCCATTTCCAACCGGCTGGTGGAGCTGCTCGGCGGATCGGGCCTGGAGCTGGACACGAGCCCCGGGCGCGGCAGCGTCTTCTCCTTCACCCTGGCCCTGCCCGAGCCCCAGGCCGCCCACACCCGGCCGGAGCTGCCCCTGCCCTCGGCCGCCGACTTCGGGGGGCTGCGCGCCCTGGTGGCCGAGGACAACCCCTACAACCGTTTTTTGCTGCAAAAAATCCTGCAAAAACTTGGCGTGGGCCAAGCCGACTTCGCCAGCGACGGCCAGGAAGCCGTGCGTCTGGTGCTGGCCGCCCGGGATGCCGACGCTCCCTACCATGTCGTGTTCATGGACGTGCGCATGCCCATCCTCGACGGCCTGGAAGCCTCCCGCCGGCTGCGGGAGCACGGCGTGACGACGCCCATCATCGCCCTGACCGCCCAGGCCACCGAAGACGACGACGCCCAGTGCCGCCAGGCCGGGATGAACGCCTATTTCTCCAAGCCCTACCGCATAAACGACCTTGAGGCCGTGCTGGCCGAAATCGCCGCCGCGCCCAACCGGACCTGGACATAA